Part of the Robbsia sp. KACC 23696 genome, GCGTCGCGTCGTGGCGGCTGGGGAAGGGCTGCGCAATTGGGAACCGTTGTCGGCGCGTGGGCGAAGCAGATCATCGGAGCGGCTGCCTCGACGCGATCCGCCGTTGGCCGGCTGCTGCGGGGCGCGCTGTGTCGACGTTGTTGACGATTCTTCCGCCAGGGCGGCCGCCGACGAAGAACCGGCGACGGGCGTATGCGTTCTTAGCATGGTCTGATTATCCCAAAATGAAAGTGGAAATGATTGCGTCGCACTCCCCGCATTGGTTTCGCGAAACGCATGGAGTGTATTTTCTGCTGGTAAAACGTGCGCCTTGGGGTAGTAACGAACCGGTGATGCCTGTCACGAAAAACACATCGATGCGAGTGCATAATCACGCGGTGCGGCGGTGCGGCGGTGCGGACGATCACTGATCGGAACCGAGAGAGGGCTCGTTGAGCAGACGTTGCAGTCTGCGCGTGGCGACGATCTCATCGGCCAGGATCGCGCTTGTGGTCTCGCGTACGGCGATTACCCGCTGTAGGATCAACCAGCCACTGGCATCGCAACCGATCGCCGCGCCGAAGGTGGCGAGCAGATGGCCGGACAGCTGCAGCATGCGATTTGCCGTGGCGGATTCCCTCAGCGACAGGCCGGATTCGGCGCTGATCAACACACCGGGCTCGATGCCTTCGACGCGATCGACATAGACTTGCGTCGGTTTCACGGCGACCCAGCCGCCTTCGACCATCAGCATGCCGTCCCGCCACGCGTGGTAGGCATCTTCCGCGTTCTGGTGGAGCAAGGCGAACGCATCACGTGTCAGTGCGCTTACGCGTTGCTGTATCTCGTCGGGTCCCGCCACCGTTACCAAACCGTTCATCTCGTTAAAGGTGGAATCAAGCCCTGATCCAGACGAAGGCACCGCTTGCCAAGTTATCGAACATCTCGTCCGACGACTCCAGGATGTTCTTGCGCCAGTAGCGGCCGTGCTCCACGTAATGGGCAACCAATTCGGCGAGGTAAAGGCCATCGACGTCGGCCGTCAACGGCACGCGCAGCAGAAGAATGATGCCGCCGGTACTGGGGTCGAGTCCGAGTTGTGCCTGGTCCTGCGCGTAGATCAATAGATTGGATTCGAGTAAGAGGCGAAAGATGCGCAGCGTACGCCCGCTGCTGACAATGCCGTACTCGAAATTGAGATAGATCGCAT contains:
- a CDS encoding CesT family type III secretion system chaperone, with product MSLERRNKLIVELCEELDIPGADAIVEAGFLEASGFDLAIDYLEEDPDAIYLNFEYGIVSSGRTLRIFRLLLESNLLIYAQDQAQLGLDPSTGGIILLLRVPLTADVDGLYLAELVAHYVEHGRYWRKNILESSDEMFDNLASGAFVWIRA